A segment of the Candidatus Pelagisphaera phototrophica genome:
CGGACTGACCCAAGCTCAAACTCACATTCCCGCTATCACCCTCGAGCCCGTCAACGGCGATTCGGTAGGAAACTCCTGCAGACGCCTCAAACCCGACAAAGGCTCCGTTATTGTTGGGCGACTCGTCGCGATTCTTGGCGACAAGTTTGAGGGCATCCAGACTATCGCCTTTGTAAATAACAATAACCGTATTAAAGTCACTGCCTTCTGTGGATATCTCGGTGAAGCCACCCTCAACAGCTGTCCAATTCCACCAGATTGATTTACCAGTAGCATTAACATCATGTAAAGGTTCACTCGCCTCGGACGATCCGATAACATTGGACCCCGACAAGATAAAGTAAGAGGTGGATACAGAAAAGGCATCCTCGAAATCGTCATTGAGTGGTGCTGGCGTTTCCGGTTGAAGGGCACGGGCCAAATTTAGCCGACCTCCAACCCGACAGCGTCGAGCCAAGCTTTCGAGTGTATCCGTAGAGGAATATAATCGATTCAATATGGACGCCATAGGCTCCTCTGGAAATTGCGTTAGGAGCAAAGCGATCGCTCCACTGACAAACGGAGTCGCCATTGACGTTCCACTCAGAGCACGGTAGCTCGTATCCGAACTGAAATAAGTGGAGTGGATACCAACGCCCGGAGCGGCAAGTTCCACTTCAGTTTCACCATAGTTCGCAAAGGTCGCAAAACCATCACGCTTATCCGTGGCTGTCACGCTCACCACATTGGGGTAGGCGTAGGATGATGGATAATTCGGCTGGTCGTCATTGTTGCTGCTCTCATTGCCCGCTGCTGCCACGAAATAGATGTCTGCTTCATTCGCCTCCTCAATCGCGTCTCCAAGCAATGGATTAAAGTCCAGACCACCCCAGCTACTATTAATGATATGGGCTCCTTGCTCTCGGGCATAGTTGATACACTCAATCGCATCCGCGTCGGATCCCTCTCCTTGAGAATCGAGGAATTTGAGTCCCATCAATTTCACATTCCACGCTACTCCGGTGATTCCGACGCCATTGTTACCAACCGCTCCAACGATCCCCGCAACGTGAGTCCCATGACCTAGATCATCCATAGGATCCCCTTCTGTCTCAGGCGTCCTTTCACCATTCACTCCGACGGTATTGATGCCGTGAACGTCATCAACATAGCCGTTATTATCATCATCCAGACCATTCCCCGCAATCTCTCCCGAGTTCACCCACATGTTTGCCGCTAAGTCCTCGTGCGTATAGCGGATTCCCGAATCCAGGACCGCCACAAGTACTTCAGAAGCATCATTCGCAATCTCCCAGGCTTCCTTCGCACTCACGTCGGATTCTGCAATCCCACCCAGCTGGCCCGCATTATCGATACCCCATTGCTTGCCATCTCCTAGCAGAGGATCATTGGGGAGCACCGAAGCCGTGCGGATATAATTGTACGAAACACGCTCCACCAAGCCCGACTTCTTGTATGCGGCGATGGCGGACTCCAGGCTGCCGTCTTCGTCGAGGGCAACCAAGGCGAGGTTCGGAAAGGTGGAATAGGTCTGTTTCAGCTTGGTACCCGCGACCTTGTGAGTACTGCTCAAGACCGAGAGTTTTCCCCCAGCCGATTGAGGCAATATCAGGTCTCCCCTCATTTTTACCAGAAATTCCCCGGCCACAATCCTCCTGCCATAAGGGTCCAAGCCATCCTTTTCGCCGGCCCACACAATAGCAGGCACCAACAAAACGAGCCAAAGAGCCCAAAGACCTTTGTATCTTAACTTACTCATTTCAAACGACTATATAGATTATGCCCGAGGGTGAGCTCGGTCGTAAACGGCCTTCAGGCGACCCAAGTTCACGTGTGTGTAAATTTGGGTTGTCGAAAGCTTGGAATGTCCAAGGAGTTCCTGAACAAGCCTTAAATCGGCGCCGTTATCCAAAAGATGAGTTGCGTAGGAATGCCGAATTTTGTGCGGAGTGATATCCATCGGGAGCTCCGCCAGTTTAAGGTACTTTTTTAGCAGCAACTGGATCTGTCGAGAAGACCAGGGACGGCCCTGATTGCCCACCACAACAACGTCCGAATAGCCCGTTTCGGGAGCATACTCGGATTTCCACGTTCGCAGAGCCGTCATGGCCACTTTTCCTAGCGGGCAAATCCGCGATTTACCCCCTTTACCCACGATTCGGGCAACTCCTTCCTCAAAACTAATATCACCGTACTTCAGATTCACCAATTCGGATACTCGAAACCCCGCCCCGTAGAGTAGCTCGAGCACCATCCGATCCCGCCACGCAATGAAGGGATCGATGATCTCCTGCTCCAGCAGCAACGTCGGTCCCCTTAAGAGACGGAGCACTTGCTGTTGGGTCAGGAATATCGGGAGCTTTTTAGCCGGCTTGGGCAAGATGAGCCCATCAAGCGGATTGCGGTCGACCTTTCCCTGGCGAATCCAGAATTTGAAAAAGGTCTTCAGGCCGGAGACGTAATTCCGCAGCGTCACCCGGCTCACTCTTCTTTGCTCCTCAATCACAAAATCCCGGGCATCCCGAAGTCCAACTCCACCCAACTTTCCATTCCAAGATCCAGCGGCCTCAAGATGGCCAAAAAATCGCCCAATCGCAGTCGAGTAGTTTCGGACCGTGTAGTCAGACAATCGCCGCTCCTTGCTCAAGTGCTCCAAAAAAGGCGGCAACCATTCTCCCCGCCAGCGTTCAGGTGCTGCTTCGACTGCCGAATCCCTCGCTTTGCTTCGAGACGTCACTAATTAGGAAGATTTCAGCTCGTCGGTTGGGTGGCAAGCGCTTCCGTCTCATACTGCACAGCGCGTGCGTAGCGCCTTAACGCCGATTCCGGATCTATGCCTTTTGATCGGCAAGCCGCCCCAACTTCGAAGAGCAGTGCCCCCGCTGTTTCTTCATCCATCGAATCTGCCATTGTCTGGATCGATTCCCGATCCACAAGGGGACCCGTCGAAAGCTCCTTCTTTTGGATCTGCTTGAATATGTCCACGGCGAACATCAATGCCGGGAGAGAAGGAGGGAGATCTTTAAAAACCGAATCGGTTTGAGGCAAGTTCTTCTTTTCTAACGCCTTAATGGCGTCCCACTGATGGAGTGCTTGATCTGAGGTATCGAGGGAACCCTCTCCGAATACATGCGGGTGGCGGCGTATCAGCTTATCGTTGATTTCACGAGCGACGGCTTCGAAATCGAAGTACCCCGACTCTCTCGCCAATTGTGAATGGAAAACGACCTGCAAGAGCACATCGCCCAGCTCTTCACGCATATGGTCCATGTCCAGCCTGTCGATTGTCTCCAACAGCTCGCTACACTCGTCCACCAAACACTCAGCAATGGACTGGTGGTCTTGCTCACGGTCCCAAGGGCATCCGTCTGGTGCCCGAAGCCGAGCCATCGTTTCTAAAAGTTCGTCTATTGCGTTCACAGCAATACATGTATCTGCGATCCTAAAATCAGGGCAAATACAATCCTCGACAGTATGCGGCCGAACTTCCAACCTGACTTCCTCAATCAGACTGAAATGGATAAGCTGACGGAAATAATGAAATGGAAACGGCGGGAGATCGCTGCTGAGATTCGCGAGGTATCCTCAAACGAACTTGAATCGAGCCGAAGCGACTCACACCCCGGACGGTTTCTAGAGGCGCTTCAAGGGCCGAAAGGGCTCGCCGTTATCGCAGAAATAAAGCGTCGCTCTCCATCAGCTGGTGAAATTAAAAAGTTAGCGGCCGCTACAGACCAATCCGCAAAGTATGTCGAAGCCGGAGCAGATTGTCTGTCAATATTAACCGACAAGGAATATTTTGGAGGGTCTCTGGCCGACTTGAGATCGGTAAGCGAACAGTTTAAACGCCAGGAGTTAAGCGTTCCCTGTCTGCGCAAAGACTTCATGGTTCACCCGATCCAAGTTCTCGAGGCCGCCCAAGCTGGGGCTTCGGCTATTTTGATTATTGTCCGAGCTCTTGCGGACGACGAAATGAAGGTGCTGCGCGAAGCAGCCGATCACGCTGGGCTAGACTCTCTTTACGAGATACACAGCGAGTCCGAGCTCGATCGGGCCATCGCCCATAACGCCCGCATCATTGGCGTTAACAATCGGGACCTCGCGGTGTTCAAAACTGATCTTTCGTTTTCCGAAAGACTTATCCCTCAATTTCCGACCGACGTCTTGGCGGTTTCAGAAAGTGGAATCTGGAATCAGGAGGACGCCCGAAGAGCAAGAGCCGCGGGAGCGAAAGCCATTCTCGTCGGCGAGGCTTTGATGAAAGCCGATTCAACCAGCGACTTAATGGGGGCTTTTCATTCAGCTTAGACCCACACATGTCTTCGCCGTTATCACCCACTGAAACACGGGCCTTGCTGGAATCATTGGGTCATCGTCCAGTCAAAAATCTTGGGCAGAATTTTCTTATTGATGGCAACATCGTCCGTAAGTCCCTAGAGATCGCTAAAATTGAGCCCAGTGATAACGTTATCGAAGTTGGGCCTGGCCTCGGGACTTTGACACAGGCACTCCTCGATGCGGGAGCGAATGTGTATTCAATCGAAAAAGACAGGAGACTGGCGGAACATATCCGCAAGATGGAACTGTCCTCCAATGGCCAATTGAACCTTCTGGAAGGAGATGCCATGGATTTCCCTTTGGCCGGGCTTCCTGCTGACGTTTCCCATTTTAAGATCGTAGCCAATCTTCCCTACGCCATTTCGACTCCTTGGATGGAATCGATTATAAACGGCCCCACTCCCCAAAGTATGACCCT
Coding sequences within it:
- a CDS encoding tyrosine recombinase XerC, encoding MTSRSKARDSAVEAAPERWRGEWLPPFLEHLSKERRLSDYTVRNYSTAIGRFFGHLEAAGSWNGKLGGVGLRDARDFVIEEQRRVSRVTLRNYVSGLKTFFKFWIRQGKVDRNPLDGLILPKPAKKLPIFLTQQQVLRLLRGPTLLLEQEIIDPFIAWRDRMVLELLYGAGFRVSELVNLKYGDISFEEGVARIVGKGGKSRICPLGKVAMTALRTWKSEYAPETGYSDVVVVGNQGRPWSSRQIQLLLKKYLKLAELPMDITPHKIRHSYATHLLDNGADLRLVQELLGHSKLSTTQIYTHVNLGRLKAVYDRAHPRA
- the mazG gene encoding nucleoside triphosphate pyrophosphohydrolase, encoding MNAIDELLETMARLRAPDGCPWDREQDHQSIAECLVDECSELLETIDRLDMDHMREELGDVLLQVVFHSQLARESGYFDFEAVAREINDKLIRRHPHVFGEGSLDTSDQALHQWDAIKALEKKNLPQTDSVFKDLPPSLPALMFAVDIFKQIQKKELSTGPLVDRESIQTMADSMDEETAGALLFEVGAACRSKGIDPESALRRYARAVQYETEALATQPTS
- the trpC gene encoding indole-3-glycerol phosphate synthase TrpC, giving the protein MRPNFQPDFLNQTEMDKLTEIMKWKRREIAAEIREVSSNELESSRSDSHPGRFLEALQGPKGLAVIAEIKRRSPSAGEIKKLAAATDQSAKYVEAGADCLSILTDKEYFGGSLADLRSVSEQFKRQELSVPCLRKDFMVHPIQVLEAAQAGASAILIIVRALADDEMKVLREAADHAGLDSLYEIHSESELDRAIAHNARIIGVNNRDLAVFKTDLSFSERLIPQFPTDVLAVSESGIWNQEDARRARAAGAKAILVGEALMKADSTSDLMGAFHSA
- the rsmA gene encoding 16S rRNA (adenine(1518)-N(6)/adenine(1519)-N(6))-dimethyltransferase RsmA, which codes for MSSPLSPTETRALLESLGHRPVKNLGQNFLIDGNIVRKSLEIAKIEPSDNVIEVGPGLGTLTQALLDAGANVYSIEKDRRLAEHIRKMELSSNGQLNLLEGDAMDFPLAGLPADVSHFKIVANLPYAISTPWMESIINGPTPQSMTLMLQKEAAQRFVAASGTKQFGSISIFLQAAFEVSQSHNVAGSCFYPKPDVGSSLLHLKVRKDPYKFPKSDRTLIRDLFKQRRKQMGSLLRKSSHPKTNEWLKMLNGLSIDLKTRSEQIGIDTWIRLSRS